One window of Aerosakkonema funiforme FACHB-1375 genomic DNA carries:
- a CDS encoding P-loop NTPase fold protein encodes MGLDLRTFFQATNPARTLNIKNPEDEKCYIDFASVRGGKIIDELKYNITYFATDDRTCILFTGHIGCGKSTELLRLKAELEDEGYHVVYFESSDDLEMTDVDISDIMLAIARRISQSLEQLELAEPKKFKELLQGAARVLTSDVTGLKFKLAGNDVGVSSEGEKFTLAFGIGEITSKVKSDPTLREKLNQYLGPQKVPLLEAINRELLEPAIAKLKQQGKKGLVAIVDNLDRLDSRQKSWGRPQQEYIFVDQGEYLSKLHCHVLYTMPLALKFSNDYGNLTQRFDEPKVLPMVPVQLRDGSECEEGMALLRQMVMARAFPDKTESERLDAITEVFDSRETLDRLCRVSGGHVRDLLRLLNEWIKKERQFPLSRTNLEAVIRSRRNNMTMPISDAEWELLRQVRQRKRVTDDDGYQKLIRSRFVFEYHDDGESWFDINPIVAEARELEERG; translated from the coding sequence ATGGGTTTAGATTTACGGACATTTTTTCAGGCGACCAACCCGGCGAGAACTTTAAATATCAAAAATCCCGAAGACGAAAAGTGTTACATAGATTTTGCCTCAGTTCGAGGGGGCAAAATTATTGATGAACTGAAGTATAACATCACGTATTTTGCAACTGACGATCGTACTTGTATTTTATTTACCGGGCATATTGGTTGTGGCAAGTCTACAGAATTATTGCGGTTGAAAGCAGAATTGGAGGATGAAGGTTACCACGTAGTATATTTTGAATCCAGTGACGACTTGGAAATGACGGATGTCGATATCAGCGATATCATGTTAGCGATCGCACGTCGCATCAGCCAAAGTCTGGAACAGCTGGAACTGGCGGAACCTAAAAAATTCAAGGAGTTGCTGCAAGGTGCGGCGCGGGTGTTAACCTCCGATGTGACGGGACTGAAATTTAAACTGGCGGGTAACGATGTGGGGGTGAGTTCGGAAGGGGAAAAGTTCACTCTCGCCTTTGGTATTGGCGAAATTACCAGTAAAGTAAAAAGCGACCCCACCCTGCGGGAAAAACTGAATCAGTATTTGGGCCCACAGAAAGTTCCCTTGTTGGAAGCAATTAATCGAGAATTGTTAGAACCTGCGATCGCAAAACTGAAACAGCAAGGTAAAAAAGGATTAGTGGCAATTGTCGATAATCTCGATCGCCTCGACAGTCGCCAGAAGTCGTGGGGTCGTCCGCAACAAGAATATATATTTGTGGATCAGGGTGAGTATTTAAGTAAGCTGCACTGTCACGTACTTTATACTATGCCGCTAGCCCTCAAATTCTCCAACGACTACGGGAATCTGACCCAGCGATTTGACGAACCGAAAGTTTTGCCGATGGTGCCGGTACAATTAAGAGATGGTAGCGAATGCGAAGAAGGAATGGCATTGCTGCGACAAATGGTGATGGCGAGGGCATTTCCAGACAAAACCGAGTCAGAACGCCTCGACGCCATTACCGAAGTTTTTGACAGTCGCGAAACTTTAGACCGTTTGTGTCGCGTTAGTGGCGGTCATGTGCGAGACTTGTTGCGATTGCTGAACGAGTGGATCAAGAAGGAAAGGCAATTTCCCCTCTCGCGTACAAATCTAGAAGCAGTGATTCGTTCTCGTCGCAATAATATGACTATGCCAATTTCCGATGCAGAATGGGAATTATTGCGACAGGTGAGACAACGCAAAAGAGTTACCGATGATGATGGATACCAAAAGTTGATCCGCAGTCGATTTGTCTTTGAATATCACGATGATGGCGAATCGTGGTTTGATATCAATCCCATTGTGGCAGAAGCGAGAGAGTTGGAAGAGAGGGGTTAG